One segment of Acidimicrobiales bacterium DNA contains the following:
- a CDS encoding alpha/beta hydrolase produces the protein MPQAESNGLTLEYEEFGDSADPPILLIMGLSAQMTVWPEDFCRQLAHRGHRVIRFDNRDVGLSTWFDQCPVGDPVEAFLTFLGGGSVESPYAMADLADDAAGLLDALGLDSVHVVGASFGGMIAQRIAIGHPDRVRSLTSIMSMPRVIPMDLEVALSLQAPDVDPSDHETVVASGVAAARLYAGTGFTFDEEGARRQSLANLKRAWHPDGGVRQAFAALADEDRRPGLAEVTVPALVIHGTEDPLVVPQGGQETADAIPGAELVWIEGMGHEMPEAAWPQILDPISALVARAETL, from the coding sequence ATGCCGCAAGCAGAGTCCAATGGGCTGACACTGGAGTACGAAGAGTTCGGTGATTCCGCCGATCCGCCGATCCTGCTCATCATGGGGCTGAGTGCCCAAATGACGGTGTGGCCCGAGGACTTCTGTCGGCAGTTGGCCCACCGGGGTCACCGAGTGATCCGATTCGACAACCGGGACGTCGGCCTCAGCACGTGGTTCGACCAGTGCCCGGTGGGTGATCCGGTCGAGGCCTTCCTCACGTTCCTGGGTGGCGGGTCCGTCGAATCGCCCTACGCCATGGCCGATCTAGCCGATGATGCTGCCGGCCTGCTAGACGCCCTCGGCCTCGATTCGGTGCACGTGGTGGGCGCCTCGTTCGGAGGGATGATCGCCCAGCGGATCGCCATCGGACATCCCGACCGGGTCCGGAGTCTGACCTCGATCATGTCGATGCCCAGGGTCATCCCCATGGATCTGGAGGTGGCCCTGTCGCTGCAGGCTCCTGACGTGGACCCGTCGGACCACGAAACGGTCGTGGCATCGGGAGTCGCGGCTGCCCGCCTATACGCCGGAACGGGGTTCACCTTCGACGAGGAGGGAGCCCGCCGGCAATCACTGGCCAACCTGAAGCGGGCCTGGCACCCTGATGGTGGCGTACGTCAGGCCTTCGCCGCACTGGCCGACGAGGATCGTCGCCCCGGCCTGGCAGAGGTGACGGTTCCCGCGTTGGTCATCCACGGCACCGAGGATCCGCTCGTCGTGCCTCAGGGTGGGCAGGAGACCGCCGATGCAATCCCGGGTGCCGAACTGGTGTGGATAGAGGGCATGGGGCACGAGATGCCCGAGGCGGCGTGGCCTCAGATCCTTGATCCGATCAGTGCGCTGGTTGCCCGGGCCGAGACCCTCTGA
- a CDS encoding aldehyde dehydrogenase family protein: MSEHHLMIIGAERVDADKADEVRSPYDGRVLGSVPVGTTEHLDAAIATAKATLAAGAIPTHERAAILDRLAEALTARQEEFAQSISAEAAKPISTARVEASRAVDTARFSAAVARTMTSEALTLDASPAGEGKTGFIKKVPIGVVGAISPFNFPLNLVCHKIAPAIAAGCPVVLKPASSTPLTALLLAEVLLEDCGLPPGWLNVVTCPGRTAAHLVEHDDVAMITFTGSPPVGWNIRATAPRKKVSLELGNNSPIVIEPDVDVAAAAAKLKMAAFGFAGQTCISTQRIYVHEDIATAFTEAMADQARSLTVGDPADPATDVSSLIDGGETERVAAWVDEATAAGATLVCGGTMTDGVLAPTVLADVTDDMKVSCIEVFGPVVGIATYTDYEDALTRANASTYGLQAAVFTNDIGKALRATEVLEYGGVLINESPSWRADHMPYGGIRDSGNTREGPAYTVREMTEDRLIIIQP, from the coding sequence GTGAGCGAACATCACCTGATGATCATCGGCGCCGAGCGCGTCGACGCCGACAAGGCCGACGAGGTCCGGTCGCCTTACGACGGTCGTGTCCTGGGCAGTGTCCCGGTGGGCACGACGGAACACCTCGACGCGGCCATCGCCACGGCAAAGGCCACTCTGGCCGCCGGAGCGATCCCCACCCACGAACGCGCCGCCATCTTGGACCGTCTGGCCGAGGCCCTTACGGCCCGACAGGAGGAGTTCGCCCAGAGCATCTCGGCTGAGGCGGCCAAGCCCATCAGCACTGCCCGCGTCGAGGCCTCCCGGGCCGTCGACACGGCCCGGTTCTCGGCCGCCGTGGCCCGGACCATGACCAGCGAAGCCCTGACGCTGGACGCCAGTCCGGCTGGTGAAGGCAAGACCGGCTTCATCAAAAAGGTCCCGATCGGCGTGGTCGGAGCCATCTCGCCGTTCAACTTTCCGTTGAATCTGGTGTGTCACAAGATTGCACCGGCGATCGCCGCTGGCTGCCCGGTGGTCCTCAAGCCGGCCTCGTCTACCCCGTTGACCGCCCTCCTGCTGGCCGAGGTCCTCCTCGAGGACTGTGGTCTGCCGCCGGGCTGGTTGAACGTGGTCACCTGCCCGGGCCGTACTGCCGCACATCTGGTCGAACACGATGACGTGGCCATGATCACCTTCACCGGCTCGCCACCCGTGGGTTGGAACATCCGAGCTACCGCCCCCCGCAAGAAGGTTTCCCTCGAACTCGGCAACAACTCGCCGATCGTCATCGAACCCGACGTCGACGTGGCTGCTGCAGCCGCCAAGTTGAAGATGGCGGCCTTCGGCTTCGCCGGTCAGACCTGCATCTCCACCCAGCGCATCTACGTGCACGAAGATATCGCCACTGCGTTCACCGAGGCCATGGCCGACCAGGCCCGCAGCCTCACCGTGGGCGATCCAGCCGATCCGGCCACCGATGTGTCGTCGCTCATCGACGGCGGCGAGACCGAACGGGTCGCCGCCTGGGTCGATGAAGCCACGGCAGCCGGGGCCACGCTGGTCTGTGGCGGCACCATGACCGACGGCGTTCTGGCCCCCACCGTTCTGGCCGACGTCACCGATGACATGAAGGTCAGTTGCATTGAGGTGTTTGGACCGGTGGTGGGCATTGCCACCTATACCGACTACGAGGACGCCCTGACCAGGGCTAACGCCAGTACCTACGGGCTACAGGCCGCTGTGTTCACCAACGACATCGGCAAGGCCCTGCGGGCCACCGAGGTCCTCGAGTACGGCGGTGTGCTCATCAACGAGTCGCCGTCGTGGCGGGCCGACCACATGCCGTATGGCGGCATCCGTGACTCGGGCAACACCCGTGAAGGCCCCGCCTACACGGTGCGCGAGATGACCGAGGACCGCCTCATCATCATCCAGCCCTGA
- a CDS encoding amidase, with the protein MTDPLWQRTGTELASLMASVDVSAREVIEAHLERIDEVNGWLNAAVLVTADEARAAADATDRARAAGETLGPLAGVPFTVKDGLDLAGHPTTYGIPTFADNVAPVDDPTIGRLRSAGAIPIAKTNQPEMAMRLATDNPLFGLTRNPWHPDRTASGSSGGDASAIASGMTPMGMGSDLGGSVRNPAYACGIAATKTSLGRLPVHGTSPRASEALLGRQLMAVAGPMARSVADLEAMLRVTVGRHPRDPRSVDVPHDGRNFIRRAAVPTDLPGEPIHPDAREAVRRAGEALAAAGWDVVDATPPEMERCYDVWGRLLGEDFPMTMEALSAVMSDDGAHLIRSSMAFWPAGEVAPQEVHIERHRLARQWALFLDDFPVLVLPTWYQPPFGHHDDLSDDLTVVRALYDGVFTPITPANVLGLPATQIPIGCNADGVPLGVQFMADRHREDRTLAAAAVVEAAHPPITPIDPVQD; encoded by the coding sequence ATGACTGATCCACTCTGGCAACGGACCGGCACCGAACTGGCCTCTCTGATGGCCAGTGTCGACGTGTCAGCTCGCGAGGTGATTGAGGCCCATCTGGAACGCATAGACGAGGTGAACGGCTGGCTGAACGCCGCCGTGCTGGTAACGGCCGATGAAGCCCGGGCCGCCGCCGACGCCACGGACCGGGCCCGGGCCGCCGGCGAGACACTGGGCCCGCTGGCCGGCGTCCCCTTCACCGTCAAGGACGGGCTGGACTTGGCAGGCCACCCAACCACCTACGGCATCCCGACCTTCGCCGACAACGTCGCCCCGGTCGACGACCCCACCATCGGCCGACTCCGGTCCGCTGGGGCCATCCCCATCGCCAAGACCAACCAGCCCGAGATGGCCATGCGGTTGGCCACCGACAACCCCTTGTTCGGCCTGACCCGCAACCCCTGGCACCCGGACCGTACGGCCAGCGGATCGTCCGGTGGCGACGCTTCGGCCATCGCCTCGGGCATGACCCCCATGGGCATGGGCAGTGACCTCGGCGGGTCAGTCCGCAACCCGGCCTACGCGTGTGGTATCGCTGCGACCAAGACCTCCCTCGGACGCCTGCCCGTACACGGCACGTCACCCCGCGCATCCGAAGCTCTGCTGGGACGGCAACTCATGGCCGTCGCCGGCCCCATGGCCCGCTCGGTGGCGGACCTCGAGGCGATGTTGCGAGTCACCGTGGGGCGCCACCCGCGCGACCCCCGGTCAGTCGATGTGCCCCACGACGGCAGGAACTTCATCCGACGGGCCGCCGTGCCCACCGACCTGCCCGGTGAGCCAATCCACCCTGATGCCCGCGAGGCCGTTCGCCGGGCCGGCGAAGCTCTGGCCGCCGCCGGCTGGGACGTCGTCGACGCCACCCCACCCGAGATGGAGCGGTGCTACGACGTGTGGGGTCGGCTCCTCGGCGAAGACTTCCCGATGACCATGGAGGCCCTGTCCGCCGTGATGTCCGACGACGGCGCCCACCTGATCCGCTCCTCGATGGCGTTCTGGCCGGCTGGTGAGGTGGCACCCCAGGAAGTTCATATCGAACGCCACCGCCTGGCCCGCCAGTGGGCCTTGTTCCTAGACGATTTTCCGGTGCTGGTGCTGCCCACCTGGTACCAGCCGCCGTTCGGCCATCACGACGACCTCTCCGATGACCTGACCGTCGTCCGGGCCCTCTACGACGGCGTCTTCACACCCATCACCCCGGCCAACGTGCTCGGCCTTCCCGCCACCCAGATCCCAATCGGATGCAACGCCGACGGTGTGCCCCTCGGCGTGCAGTTCATGGCCGACCGTCACCGAGAGGACCGC